In the genome of Xylanivirga thermophila, the window GAGCGTAGCGAAGTGCATTTTAGGCTTGACAACTTTGCTAAATGGTAAAATTTAAGATATTTTTCTTAATTATTATAGCGATTGACTTTCTGGAAGAAAAAGGTGCCAATAAAAACTTGACACACACTTCCATAATTGCTTAGTTGATTTACATATACAAATGGTGTAACCTATACATAGGATGTATTGAAATAAGTATAACGTGGCATAGCTTTAAAACAATTCGAGTGTAACCTATACATAGGATGTATTGAAATGCATTTAGAGACTGTGGGTTAATCTCTACATCTAATGTGTAACCTATACATAGGATGTATTGAAATATCAATGGAAGGGGAGAATGTTTCCATATCTTTTAGTGTAACCTATACATAGGATGTATTGAAATCCCTTGATGTCTAAGTCTTGCCTGTCGCTCCACATCGTGTAACCTATACATAGGATGTATTGAAATCTTGCAACTGTTTCCAAATCTGGCGAATTAATATAGTGTAACCTATACATAGGATGTATTGAAATCTAATCGTAAACATATTTAACGGTGGGGATGTGCCGGTGTAACCTATACATAGGATGTATTGAAATACTCGACACCTGCAATATCTGTGTCTTTTGTAAATAGTGTAACCTATACATAGGATGTATTGAAATTATAAACTTGTGGAAAGCGCCTTAACCTTTGATAGGTGTAACCTATACATAGGATGTATTGAAATAATGTAGTGCGGTGCATGTCCACACCGATTATATAAGTGTAACCTATACATAGGATGTATTGAAATCTGATTCTTTAAGGGAAGAAGCCAAAAAAGTAGGAAGTGTAACCTATACATAGGATGTATTGAAATTGTGCAAGAATGAGAATGTTTCAATCGGAAGGATTCGTGTAACCTATACATAGGATGTATTGAAATGCATGTAGCCCTAGACGGTGAAGGCCCTATTGATATGTGTAACCTATACATAGGATGTATTGAAATATGAAGTCTTTTACCACTACGAATCTCCCATATACTGTGTAACCTATACATAGGATGTATTGAAATACAAATGTAGTTAGCGTGGATGCAGATGCAGATTTAGTGTAACCTATACATAGGATGTATTGAAATATGAAAAATCTAAAGAAATGGTTAAGGGTATAAATGTGTAACCTATACATAGGATGTATTGAAATTTGATACTAGAGCAAGATTTATGTTTGGTAGAGAGCGTGTAACCTATACATAGGATGTATTGAAATACACTAGAAAGCCGAGTATCTACAGCAGAGCAAAAAGTGTAACCTATACATAGGATGTATTGAAATACTCCATTCTTTAAAGGAAATATTTGCGTTTTCTTGGTGTAACCTATACATAGGATGTATTGAAATATTTTTCGATGTCCTTTTCTAAGAATACGTTTTGTTGTGTAACCTATACATAGGATGTATTGAAATATAGTTCTGTACCTTCTACTATATTAAATACCCACTGTGTAACCTATACATAGGATGTATTGAAACAAGGTGGTGACTAGAGCAGATGGGTGCTGAAATGTAGTGTAACCTATACATAGGATGTATTGAAACATGCTATTAGACCAAACCAACCCGTTATATAAGTTAGTGTAACCTATACATAGGATGTATTGAAACACATTTGACTTTATTCCCAGATGGTAAGTGGGTTACGTGTAACCTATACATAGGATGTATTGAAACGGGAATCTAAAACATATAAGAAAGTTAGACAATGCTGTGTAACCTATACATAGGATGTATTGAAACTAATCTCACCAAATACGGCCGCTTTATCATCCCATTGTGTAACCTATACATAGGATGTATTGAAACTAAATTTAAACGAGATTTAGCAGAAGGCACATATAAAGTGTAACCTATACATAGGATGTATTGAAACTTTACTGTTTTTAATGGACTGCAATCAAAATTGTTAGTGTAACCTATACATAGGATGTATTGAAATGGATGAAAGTACAACCTTTTAGCATAAGGTGTATTGGTGTAACCTATACATAGGATGTATTGAAATATTTATTATGATTGCTCTTAATATTATTTTGCTGGTCTTTTCCTTCTAGATTATTTCCAGTATGCCGGTCTTTTATGTTTTAAATATCGGACAGTTTAATATTTTATCTTATCCATAATTATCAAAATGCTATAATAGCAGGTATATTTATAGCAAAGCTACTTTATAAAATAAAAGTTTGTAACAAACGACAAGTTTCAACATAATATGTATTAGGGGAAACCCACTTTTTAAGGAAGGAGTGCTATTATGGCAGATTTAGATAAATCCATGGAGAATATAAAAGAATCTAGTGAGCAAATAGCTAGTTCTTTAAATGATAAAGAAGAGTCCATTCATACAGTTAAGCCTGAAGTTTTATCTGAGATAAAAGAAGCTTTAGAGGATAAAGTAATAGCTGAATATGTAAGTGAGGACTTGAACGAAAGTGAAAAAATAGAGTTGAAAGGCTGTAGATGTGGTGATCCACAACAAAATCAAGAGACTCCTCAAGCATGTAGCAGGCTCGCTAATTTTTGCTGTATAAGGGATATTCCTGATGGATTGACGATAAGTTCTAGAATAACTGATTTTAGAGTGGTATATGATCCAAGGGGATTGAGATGCTGTGTTGAAGAAACCAATATGGATGTTACTCCGCCCACTGGATGCTCAGATTTAGAAATTCCAGTATTTGCAGTTCGTGTAGTCGGATGTATCCCTGTCAATATCAGTTTGTTAGCTTTTGAAAGCCGTTGTGGTGTTAATTTAGTTCCCTCTCCCTCTCAGGACAATAGAGTAGCGCTATGTTGCAAAACAACTGTTTGTGTTGACAATGTAATCTGTTATAGGGGTACACGAGCTCAGGCAGAAGCAGCATGTGCCTCAATTCGATCTAGCATCGCCTCAAATCCATGTACTAATGTTCCATTGGTATCTGCTGCGGCTCAAGCTTTTACTGTACCATTTGGTGCATGTTTTGATAGACCTAGGGTCTTGGCATTTACGGGGACATTTAGATTGCCTGCTTGCCCAGCATAAAATTTATCAAAGGCTGTATCAAACTAGGAATTAATTTCTAGCTCGATGCAGCTATTTTTTTATATTTTAAATGAATATTAGGATATGTTATACTACAAATAATAATATTATAAACTAATAGATATTGAGGTAAGGTGGATATGATTAAAGAAAGAAAACATGTAATCGTTATAGGTGGTGGGGCATCTGGTATGGTAGCAGCTATCTCAGCAAAGAGACAAGGAGCTGATGTTACAATACTAGAGAGAAATCCTCGAGTTGGAAAAAAGATACTTGCTACAGGAAATGGCAGATGTAATTTTACTAATATAAACACAGATATCAATTATTATAATGGTAATAATCCCAAATTTGCATATAGTGCATTATCCCAGTTTAGCGTTAACAATACTATTGATTTTTTTGAAAAGCTTGGAATAGCCCATAAAGTAGAGGATTTGGGTAAGGTATTTCCCATGTCAGATCAGGCGTCAAGTATTTTAGATGTATTATTATATGAATTAAATGAAATAGGGATTAGAGTAATATGCAATGCCTATGTTAAAAATATAGTAAAAGGTAATAAAGGATTTACAATTGAATTAGAGGATGGTTCGGTGTTTAAAGGAGATAGGGTAATTATAGCAGTAGGGGGTAAAGCTATGCCATCTACTGGTTCAGATGGTAATGGGTTTGAATTGGCGTCAAAATTAGGACATTCTGTTATAGACGTTTTCCCTGCTCTGGTTCAATTAAAACTTGAAGGATCATTTTTTAAGCAGATCCAGGGAGTTAAGTTTGTGGGTACGGCTGAAATCCTATATAATAATAGATCATTGGCAAAAGATAGGGGAGATATACTATTTGCCAATTATGGAATATCAGGTCCTCCTATCCTTCAAATTAGCAGAAAAGCGGGAGAGATCCTCAAAAATAACAAAAAGGCTATATTAAAGATAACAATTATTGATACAATTTCCCAAGGGGAACTTAGAGATATTATAATACGGCGATTTAAAAACAACCCTAAAAAGACGGTGGAATTTAGTCTTGTTGGTCTTATAAATAAAAGGCTTATTCCTGTGGTATTAAAAGAAGCAGGAATAACCAATCTCAAGTGTCCGGTTGCAAATATTTCCAATAAAGAGATTGATAATATAGTAAAAATATTAACGGATTGGAGATTTGAGGTAATAGGTACAAAAAGTTGGCCTAGTGCCCAGGTAACCGCAGGTGGTGTTAATACAAAGGAGATAGATCCAAACACTATGGAATCAAAAATAATGGAAGGTGTATTTTTTGCAGGTGAAATAATAGATATAGATGGACAATGCGGTGGATTCAATCTACAATGGGCGTGGTCGTCTGGATTTATTGCGGGACAGAATGCAGCATTGTAAAATTGGAGGTAGATAAATGATTAGGCTTTCAAATATAAAGATTAGTTTAAAGAAAATTAACGACAATAGGGATGAATTAGATCTTATAAGGCAAGCGGTATTAAAAAAACTCGGTATTAATGAAAAAGAACTTATTGGCTATGAAATATTTAAAAGATCCATTGATGCTAGGAAAAAAGATGACTTATACTACGTATATACGATTGATGTTAAAACACACAATGAGCAAAGGATACTCAGAAATCATAATCGTAAGGGAGTGATAAAAACTCCAGATATGGCTTACGAAGGTGTCAAGTTCGGGGAAGATAAGATGTCCTATCGTCCCGTGATCATAGGTATGGGGCCTGCAGGTCTTTTTGCTGGGTTAACCCTTTCAAAACTGGGTTATAGACCCATAATTCTTGAACGGGGAGAGGATGTTGATGCCAGAACTGATAAGATAGGTAATTTTTTGAGGGAAGGAATCCTTGATCCTGATAGCAATGTACAATTTGGAGAAGGGGGAGCAGGGACTTTTTCAGATGGCAAACTTACTACCCTTATAAATGATAAAAGATGTAGATTGGTATTGAATGAATTTGTAAAAGCAGGTGCACCGGAAGAAATATTATATATCAATAAGCCACATATTGGCACAGATATATTAAAATCCGTAATAAAGACCATTAGGCAAAGGATTATTGAAAATGGGGGAGAAGTAAGATTTAATGCTAAGGTAACAGATTTTATCATAGAGGATGATAAGCTAGAAGGTGTAATAATAAATGATTGTGAGAAGTTAGCATGTAATACTGCTTTGCTGGGAATAGGGCATAGTGCTCGTGATACTTTTCAAATCCTTTACAAGCGGGGGGTTCATATAACTCAAAAGCCGTTTTCAATTGGGGTAAGGATAGAGCATCCTCAGCATTTTATAGACATGGCTCAGTATTGCAGTTTTGCAAGGCATCCATGTCTTTGGGCAGCAGACTATAAGTTATCCTATCATTCAAAGAATGGACGATCAGCCTATACTTTTTGCATGTGTCCCGGAGGTTATGTAATAGCTGCTGCATCAGAGGATGGAGGAGTTGTTACAAATGGCATGAGTAAATAT includes:
- a CDS encoding BaiN/RdsA family NAD(P)/FAD-dependent oxidoreductase; its protein translation is MIKERKHVIVIGGGASGMVAAISAKRQGADVTILERNPRVGKKILATGNGRCNFTNINTDINYYNGNNPKFAYSALSQFSVNNTIDFFEKLGIAHKVEDLGKVFPMSDQASSILDVLLYELNEIGIRVICNAYVKNIVKGNKGFTIELEDGSVFKGDRVIIAVGGKAMPSTGSDGNGFELASKLGHSVIDVFPALVQLKLEGSFFKQIQGVKFVGTAEILYNNRSLAKDRGDILFANYGISGPPILQISRKAGEILKNNKKAILKITIIDTISQGELRDIIIRRFKNNPKKTVEFSLVGLINKRLIPVVLKEAGITNLKCPVANISNKEIDNIVKILTDWRFEVIGTKSWPSAQVTAGGVNTKEIDPNTMESKIMEGVFFAGEIIDIDGQCGGFNLQWAWSSGFIAGQNAAL
- a CDS encoding NAD(P)/FAD-dependent oxidoreductase, with the protein product MIRLSNIKISLKKINDNRDELDLIRQAVLKKLGINEKELIGYEIFKRSIDARKKDDLYYVYTIDVKTHNEQRILRNHNRKGVIKTPDMAYEGVKFGEDKMSYRPVIIGMGPAGLFAGLTLSKLGYRPIILERGEDVDARTDKIGNFLREGILDPDSNVQFGEGGAGTFSDGKLTTLINDKRCRLVLNEFVKAGAPEEILYINKPHIGTDILKSVIKTIRQRIIENGGEVRFNAKVTDFIIEDDKLEGVIINDCEKLACNTALLGIGHSARDTFQILYKRGVHITQKPFSIGVRIEHPQHFIDMAQYCSFARHPCLWAADYKLSYHSKNGRSAYTFCMCPGGYVIAAASEDGGVVTNGMSKYARDGENANSALLVGVTPNDFGSSHPLAGVEFQRRWERAAYKISGENYSAPVQLIGDFLKDRPSTQFGSVEPTYKPGVKFVELKYCLPDYVIATMKEAIVYFDAKIKGFNMSDGILTGVETRSSSPIRINRDDEYLSNISGLYPIGEGAGYAGGIMSSAVDGIRVAENIVSKYASFV